The following proteins come from a genomic window of Nostoc sp. TCL26-01:
- a CDS encoding VWA domain-containing protein has protein sequence MTTTRIIPGQSPNHIQAIGLNIVSVLGGGRDVVLAIDLTESVGLNDEGRIRLRQIVEDSLKAGDYVYVVPFARDVNVGELTTADNPLGTPIYFQSKNKENLDKILAKIPFVADPLRYGTDIQRAELTIYQGIAQINQNRLQKQQAIKPQSVVWITDAPLFTPKGIPSSVWVETPADSPFRLASSLESQQRQDWLKALPLQERSQSITTKDNKAYKLTVVDIQPTVQEFCTPAPGNQETCLVTPYLTHKLWLPGLISLAILTIISGLIWKIYRVQRKWELIVDFEATAKPEDQKCRLPNQKRIAIGEYDPTCVDAIDCPGAEVRGYLERQGEKLYLIPTESAQIYYQGREITSRTLISSSRFRLNCPDVRQSDYEIIIKVKK, from the coding sequence GTGACAACTACACGAATTATTCCCGGACAATCGCCTAACCATATCCAAGCAATCGGTTTAAACATAGTTTCCGTTTTGGGAGGCGGAAGAGATGTTGTCTTGGCAATTGATTTGACGGAAAGTGTGGGATTAAATGATGAAGGTCGGATACGTTTACGGCAAATTGTCGAAGATAGTCTTAAAGCTGGTGATTATGTATACGTTGTACCTTTTGCCAGGGATGTAAATGTTGGTGAGTTGACAACAGCAGACAACCCCCTGGGAACACCGATATATTTTCAAAGTAAGAATAAAGAAAATCTTGACAAAATATTAGCGAAAATTCCCTTTGTTGCTGATCCTCTTCGTTATGGTACAGATATTCAAAGAGCTGAGTTAACTATTTATCAAGGGATTGCTCAAATTAATCAAAACCGTCTGCAAAAGCAGCAAGCAATCAAGCCACAATCAGTAGTTTGGATTACAGATGCACCTTTATTTACTCCCAAGGGAATTCCCTCATCAGTGTGGGTAGAAACTCCGGCTGATAGTCCTTTTCGTCTAGCTTCATCTCTAGAAAGTCAGCAGCGACAGGACTGGCTCAAAGCTTTACCTTTGCAAGAGCGATCGCAATCCATCACCACCAAAGATAATAAAGCATATAAACTGACTGTTGTCGATATCCAGCCTACTGTCCAAGAATTTTGTACCCCTGCACCGGGTAATCAAGAAACTTGTTTAGTTACGCCTTATTTAACTCACAAATTATGGCTACCTGGATTGATTTCCCTGGCGATTTTAACTATTATATCGGGACTGATATGGAAAATTTATCGGGTACAAAGAAAGTGGGAATTAATAGTAGACTTTGAAGCCACAGCCAAACCTGAAGACCAAAAATGTAGACTACCAAACCAGAAACGTATTGCCATTGGTGAATATGATCCTACTTGTGTAGATGCTATTGATTGTCCAGGTGCAGAAGTCAGAGGATATTTAGAACGTCAAGGTGAAAAACTTTATTTAATCCCTACAGAGTCAGCCCAAATTTATTATCAAGGACGAGAAATTACATCCCGGACTTTGATATCTAGTTCTCGGTTTCGCTTAAATTGTCCAGATGTTCGGCAGAGTGATTACGAGATCATTATTAAAGTGAAAAAATAG